A stretch of the Aegilops tauschii subsp. strangulata cultivar AL8/78 chromosome 4, Aet v6.0, whole genome shotgun sequence genome encodes the following:
- the LOC109733020 gene encoding DELLA protein RHT-1: protein MKREYQDAGGSGGGGGGMGSSEDKMMVSAAAGEGEEVDELLAALGYKVRASDMADVAQKLEQLEMAMGMGGVGAGAAPDDSFATHLATDTVHYNPTDLSSWVESMLSELNAPPPPLPPAPQLNASTSSTVTGSGGYFDLPPSVDSSSSIYALRPIPSPAGAVAPADLSADSVRDPKRMRTGGSSTSSSSSSSSSLGGGARSSVVEAAPPVAAAANATPALPVVVVDTQEAGIRLVHALLACAEAVQQENLSAAEALVKQIPLLAASQGGAMRKVAAYFGEALARRVFRFRPQPDSSLLDAAFADLLHAHFYESCPYLKFAHFTANQAILEAFAGCRRVHVVDFGIKQGMQWPALLQALALRPGGPPSFRLTGVGPPQPDETDALQQVGWKLAQFAHTIRVDFQYRGLVAATLADLEPFMLQPEGEEDPNEEPEVIAVNSVFEMHRLLAQPGALEKVLGTVRAVRPRIVTVVEQEANHNSGTFLDRFTESLHYYSTMFDSLEGGSSGGGPSEVSSGAAAAPAAAGTDQVMSEVYLGRQICNVVACEGAERTERHETLGQWRNRLGNAGFETVHLGSNAYKQASTLLALFAGGDGYKVEEKEGCLTLGWHTRPLIATSAWRLAGP from the coding sequence ATGAAGCGGGAGTACCAGGACGCCggagggagcggcggcggcggtggcggcatgGGCTCGTCCGAGGACAAGATGAtggtgtcggcggcggcgggggagggggaggaggtggACGAGCTGCTGGCGGCGCTCGGGTACAAGGTGCGCGCCTCCGACATGGCGGACGTGGCGCAGAAGCTGGAGCAGCTCGAGATGGCCATGGGGATGGGCGGCGTgggcgccggcgccgcccccgaCGACAGCTTCGCCACCCACCTCGCCACGGACACCGTGCACTACAACCCCACCGACCTGTCGTCTTGGGTCGAGAGCATGCTGTCGGAGCTcaacgcgccgccgccgcccctcccgccCGCCCCGCAGCTCAACgcctccacctcctccaccgTCACGGGCAGCGGCGGCTACTTCGATCTCCCGCCCTCCGTCGACTCCTCCAGCAGCATCTACGCGCTGCGGCCGATCCCCTCCCCGGCCGGCGCCGTCGCGCCGGCCGACCTGTCCGCCGACTCCGTGCGGGATCCCAAGCGGATGCGCACTGGCGGGAGCAGCACCTCGTCgtcatcctcctcctcgtcgtctctCGGTGGGGGCGCcaggagctctgtggtggaggcTGCCCCGCCGGTCGCGGCCGCGGCCAACGCGACGCCCGCGCTGCCGGTCGTCGTGGTCGACACGCAGGAGGCCGGGATTCGGCTGGTGCACGCGCTGCTGGCGTGCGCGGAGGCCGTGCAGCAGGAGAACCTCTCCGCCGCGGAGGCGCTGGTGAAGCAGATACCCTTGCTGGCCGCGTCCCAGGGCGGCGCGATGCGCAAGGTCGCCGCCTACTTCGGCGAGGCCCTCGCCCGCCGCGTCTTCCGCTTCCGCCCGCAGCCGGACAGCTCCCTCCTCGACGCCGCCTTCGCCGACCTCCTCCACGCGCACTTCTACGAGTCCTGCCCCTACCTCAAGTTCGCGCACTTcaccgccaaccaggccatcctGGAGGCGTTCGCCGGCTGCCGCCGCGTGCACGTCGTCGACTTCGGCATCAAGCAGGGGATGCAGTGGCCCGCACTTCTCCAGGCCCTCGCCCTCCGTCCCGGCGGCCCTCCCTCGTTCCGCCTCACCGGCGTCGGCCCCCCGCAGCCGGACGAGACCGACGCCCTGCAGCAGGTGGGCTGGAAGCTCGCCCAGTTCGCGCACACCATCCGCGTCGACTTCCAGTACCGCGGCCTCGTCGCCGCCACGCTCGCGGACCTGGAGCCGTTCATGCTGCAGCCGGAGGGCGAGGAGGACCCGAACGAGGAGCCCGAGGTAATCGCCGTCAACTCAGTCTTCGAGATGCACCGGCTGCTCGCGCAGCCCGGCGCCCTGGAGAAGGTCCTGGGCACCGTGCGCGCCGTGCGGCCCAGGATCGTCACCGTGGTGGAGCAGGAGGCGAATCACAACTCCGGCACATTCCTGGACCGCTTCACCGAGTCTCTGCACTACTACTCCACCATGTTCGATTCCCTCGAGGGCGGCAGCTCCGGCGGCGGCCCATCCGAAGTCTCATCGGGGGCTGCTGCTGCTCCTGCCGCCGCCGGCACGGACCAGGTCATGTCCGAGGTGTACCTCGGCCGGCAGATCTGCAACGTGGTGGCCTGCGAGGGGGCGGAGCGCACAGAGCGCCACGAGACGCTGGGCCAGTGGCGGaaccggctgggcaacgccgggTTCGAGACCGTCCACCTGGGCTCCAATGCCTACAAGCAGGCGAGCACGCTGCTGGCGCTCTTCGCCGGCGGCGACGGCTACAaggtggaggagaaggaaggCTGCCTGACGCTGGGGTGGCACACGCGCCCGCTGATCGCCACCTCGGCATGGCGCCTGGCCGGGCCGTGA